Proteins from a single region of Caloramator sp. E03:
- a CDS encoding ZIP family metal transporter, whose product MNILSKFSPVILALFATLFTYSVTALGASLVFFFKDVNKKILNSMLGFSAGVMIAASFWSLLSPAIEMCKGSNQSPVIPTALGFLLGGLFIYFTDISVNKIDVFREKEENNKSWKRMFLLILAITLHNIPEGLAVGVAFGALKFQSTQSVLIAAISLAVGIGIQNFPEGAAVSLPLRREGSSTFKSFMYGQASAIVEPIAGVIGAYLVTFIKAILPYALSFAAGAMIYVSAKELIPESQSEGNEGIISIVTLIGFAIMMVLDVALG is encoded by the coding sequence TTGAACATACTAAGCAAATTTTCACCAGTAATTTTAGCGCTGTTTGCAACTTTATTTACTTACTCTGTAACAGCTCTTGGGGCATCATTAGTATTCTTTTTTAAAGATGTAAATAAAAAAATTTTAAATTCAATGCTTGGCTTTTCAGCAGGTGTTATGATAGCTGCAAGTTTTTGGTCCCTATTATCCCCTGCTATTGAAATGTGCAAAGGCAGCAATCAAAGCCCAGTAATTCCAACAGCCTTAGGCTTTTTGCTTGGGGGGCTCTTTATATACTTTACAGATATATCAGTTAATAAAATAGATGTTTTCAGGGAAAAGGAAGAAAATAATAAATCATGGAAGAGGATGTTTCTTTTAATACTTGCAATAACCCTTCATAATATCCCTGAAGGCCTTGCGGTTGGAGTTGCCTTTGGTGCTTTAAAATTTCAAAGCACTCAATCTGTGCTGATTGCTGCAATATCCCTTGCAGTAGGAATTGGTATACAAAACTTCCCTGAAGGGGCTGCTGTATCCCTTCCCTTAAGGCGTGAAGGAAGTTCAACCTTTAAAAGCTTTATGTACGGTCAGGCTTCAGCAATAGTTGAGCCTATCGCCGGAGTTATAGGAGCTTACCTTGTAACTTTTATAAAAGCAATCCTTCCCTATGCCCTATCTTTTGCAGCTGGTGCAATGATATATGTAAGTGCAAAGGAGCTTATACCGGAATCCCAGTCGGAAGGCAATGAGGGAATTATAAGCATTGTAACTTTAATAGGATTTGCAATAATGATGGTTTTAGATGTGGCCTTAGGATAA